In the bacterium genome, one interval contains:
- a CDS encoding ABC transporter ATP-binding protein, giving the protein MGAPAIAIRGLGKRYRLGGGAAQYVTLRESLAGLFARDGGARVAARDLWALRDVDLEIQPGEVVGVIGRNGAGKSTLLKILSRVVGPTCGEVELRGRVGSLLEVGTGFHSELTGRENIYLSGAILGMRRAEIKAKFDEIVAFAEIERFLDTPVKRYSSGMYVRLGFAVAAHLEPEILLVDEVLAVGDSEFQAKCLGKMSDVARGGRTILFVSHNMGAVGALCSRAVLLDHGRVVADGPSAAVVAQYAALGASSAAVLQAADVADRQGAGPERIVRAGMYDAGGTPRSTFLMGDELKIVFDLRSEAVARDTVLSVGVRTITGVPVLHFVSVDAGFTLRGWSGARRVEMTLDHLPLYPGEYLVTYWVGDGHGNDSDHWPDAGRLRVEQGAMISRSNLGWTHAVCYVPTAWAERPDDEALR; this is encoded by the coding sequence ATGGGCGCGCCGGCGATCGCGATCCGCGGCCTCGGCAAGCGGTACCGTCTCGGCGGCGGCGCTGCGCAGTACGTCACGCTGCGTGAGTCGCTGGCCGGGCTCTTCGCCCGCGACGGCGGCGCGCGCGTCGCGGCCCGCGATCTCTGGGCGCTGCGCGACGTCGATCTGGAGATCCAGCCGGGGGAGGTCGTCGGCGTCATCGGCCGCAACGGCGCCGGCAAGAGCACGCTGCTCAAGATCCTCTCCCGCGTCGTGGGGCCGACCTGCGGCGAGGTGGAACTGCGGGGACGGGTCGGCTCGTTGCTCGAGGTCGGGACCGGATTCCACTCCGAGCTGACCGGCCGCGAGAACATCTACCTCAGCGGCGCGATCCTCGGCATGCGCCGCGCCGAGATCAAGGCCAAGTTCGACGAGATCGTCGCCTTCGCCGAAATCGAGCGGTTCCTCGACACTCCGGTCAAGCGCTACTCCAGCGGGATGTACGTGCGGCTCGGCTTCGCCGTTGCCGCGCATCTCGAGCCGGAGATCCTGCTCGTGGACGAAGTGCTGGCGGTCGGCGACTCGGAGTTCCAGGCAAAGTGCCTGGGCAAGATGAGCGACGTCGCGCGCGGCGGGCGCACGATTCTCTTCGTGAGCCACAACATGGGCGCCGTGGGGGCGCTCTGCTCGCGCGCAGTGCTGCTTGATCACGGACGGGTCGTGGCCGACGGTCCGTCCGCGGCCGTTGTGGCGCAGTACGCCGCGCTCGGCGCTTCTTCCGCGGCGGTCCTCCAAGCGGCCGACGTGGCCGACAGGCAGGGTGCCGGACCGGAGCGGATCGTTCGTGCGGGGATGTACGACGCCGGTGGAACGCCGCGCTCGACGTTCCTGATGGGGGACGAACTGAAAATCGTCTTCGACCTCCGGTCCGAAGCGGTCGCCCGCGATACCGTGCTCTCGGTCGGCGTCCGCACGATCACCGGCGTGCCGGTGCTCCACTTCGTCAGCGTCGACGCCGGGTTCACGCTCCGCGGCTGGAGCGGCGCGCGGCGGGTCGAGATGACGCTGGATCATCTGCCGTTGTATCCCGGCGAGTACCTCGTGACGTACTGGGTCGGCGACGGTCATGGAAACGACTCCGACCATTGGCCGGACGCGGGGCGGTTGCGCGTCGAGCAGGGGGCCATGATCTCGCGCAGCAACCTCGGTTGGACGCACGCCGTCTGCTACGTCCCCA